A region of Puniceicoccus vermicola DNA encodes the following proteins:
- a CDS encoding family 78 glycoside hydrolase catalytic domain — protein MLSAIRSSTDEISGSSAVIAHAKSLVVEETPPDHRCRLPDNGWFFDFGKAAFGTVRLRVKASRGTNLTLHLGEKLNPNGRVDRQPPGTVRYRAIPLKIAKGCHVEQIVIPADPRNTGPAAILMPAELFEVLPFRYAEVEPEEGPALLSCELIRLEVSYPFDESASDFRCDDDALNRVWDLCKYSIKATSFCGIYVDGDRERIPYEGDAYINQLCHYGVDAEYEMARRTIEYLIDHPTWPTDWALHFLPMAWADYLYTGRNDLLRHYYEELKTKALFELAREDGIISTETGLVTPELLARLHLVGEPPPLRDLVDWPPGSFADSGIGERDGYDMVPVKSLINAFYLWNLWLLAQVAEMLGLGGEAVEIRERYEQVKIRYQQLFFDSRRGVFLDGEDTDHASLHANMLPAALGLIPPGYEVSVLDFLRSRGMACSVYGAQYLLEACYQLGAADDALDLMTATHDRGWLNMVKSGSTITMEAWDHPYKNNLDWNHAWGAAPANIIPRFLVGARPLQPGFRKALIAPQPGRLRQIRSTVPTIRGPIRIELSASASKDWTLRIDSPVPSQLDLSGLCSHDRSPRDSYLELPAGTKEIKPTC, from the coding sequence ATGCTCAGTGCGATTCGATCATCGACAGATGAGATATCAGGATCGAGCGCAGTGATTGCTCATGCAAAGTCGTTGGTTGTAGAAGAAACTCCACCGGATCACCGATGTCGGCTTCCCGATAATGGGTGGTTTTTTGATTTTGGAAAAGCCGCTTTTGGCACTGTTCGGCTGCGCGTCAAAGCATCCCGGGGGACAAATCTCACGCTTCACCTGGGCGAAAAACTGAATCCGAATGGGAGGGTGGACCGACAGCCGCCCGGCACAGTCAGGTATCGGGCGATCCCATTGAAGATCGCAAAGGGCTGCCATGTGGAACAAATCGTGATTCCCGCCGATCCACGGAATACGGGACCGGCGGCAATTTTGATGCCCGCCGAATTATTCGAGGTGCTGCCCTTTCGTTATGCGGAAGTCGAGCCGGAAGAAGGACCTGCGCTTCTCTCCTGCGAATTGATCCGATTGGAAGTTTCCTATCCCTTCGACGAATCGGCCTCGGATTTCAGATGTGACGACGACGCCCTGAATCGTGTGTGGGATCTCTGCAAGTATAGCATCAAAGCCACCAGTTTCTGCGGCATCTACGTGGATGGAGACCGCGAACGAATCCCCTACGAGGGAGACGCCTACATCAACCAGCTCTGCCACTATGGAGTGGATGCCGAGTATGAAATGGCGAGGCGCACGATTGAGTATCTCATTGATCACCCGACTTGGCCGACAGACTGGGCTTTGCACTTTTTGCCGATGGCGTGGGCGGATTATCTATACACAGGCAGGAACGATTTGCTCAGGCATTATTATGAGGAGTTAAAAACGAAGGCTCTTTTTGAACTGGCTCGCGAGGACGGAATCATCAGCACGGAGACCGGGTTGGTGACGCCGGAATTGCTTGCCAGGCTGCACCTCGTCGGCGAACCGCCTCCTCTCCGGGATCTGGTTGACTGGCCGCCGGGGTCATTCGCAGATAGCGGGATCGGCGAGCGGGACGGCTACGACATGGTGCCGGTAAAATCGTTGATCAATGCCTTTTATCTTTGGAATCTGTGGTTGCTCGCGCAGGTTGCAGAGATGCTTGGGCTGGGCGGGGAAGCCGTCGAAATCCGCGAAAGGTACGAGCAGGTAAAAATCCGCTATCAGCAGCTTTTTTTTGATAGCCGAAGAGGAGTTTTTCTGGATGGAGAAGACACTGACCATGCTTCGTTGCACGCGAATATGTTACCGGCCGCTCTCGGCCTTATCCCTCCGGGATATGAAGTGAGTGTGCTGGATTTTTTGCGCTCCCGCGGGATGGCGTGCAGCGTGTACGGAGCACAATATTTGCTCGAAGCCTGCTATCAGCTTGGCGCTGCTGATGACGCGCTGGATTTAATGACTGCCACGCATGACCGGGGATGGCTCAACATGGTAAAATCAGGATCGACCATCACGATGGAGGCATGGGACCATCCCTACAAAAACAACCTCGACTGGAATCACGCGTGGGGTGCTGCACCGGCGAATATCATTCCCCGCTTCCTGGTCGGGGCTCGTCCACTCCAGCCCGGCTTCCGCAAGGCACTGATCGCACCGCAGCCCGGAAGACTGCGCCAGATCCGCTCCACAGTGCCGACGATACGAGGCCCGATCCGCATCGAGCTGTCCGCATCCGCGTCGAAAGACTGGACCCTGCGGATTGATTCTCCGGTCCCCTCCCAGCTCGATCTTTCCGGACTGTGCAGCCATGACCGTTCGCCGCGGGATTCATACTTGGAGCTTCCTGCAGGAACGAAAGAGATCAAACCGACCTGCTGA
- a CDS encoding FAD-dependent oxidoreductase: MTPTPEHIEVLVVGGGTAGTIAAIQSAKAGAKTSLIERGSQLGGVTTTGGVNFPGLFHAWGKQIISGIGWDLVRRTALLEDRELPDFSTIPERHWHHQIRINGSLYAALAEESCLEAGVDLCFYEFVSSIEAVDGGWKVKSVGPGIERIIHCKVLIDCTGGADVVGMAGFPRLRDPLETQPGTLMFEFGGYEVSALNGDAIQRQYENALNTGALKAGDFATKSGRFISFLQKGGENAQHVFGADGSTSVSQTKANIEGRRSMLRLLRFRTLPGCENARLLRAQQETAVRETWRIEGEYSITQSDYCTGRQFADSVCYSFYPIDLHTAEGVKPVPLEEGVVARIPLRALIPKYSHGLLVAGRSVASDRMANSALRVQASAMAMGQAAGACAALAAQGDVTPGAVKLSELHHLLRSHQAVVPSPA; this comes from the coding sequence ATGACGCCAACACCTGAACATATTGAAGTCCTCGTCGTGGGGGGAGGCACCGCCGGCACGATCGCAGCCATTCAGAGTGCGAAAGCAGGGGCTAAGACTTCCCTCATTGAGCGCGGCTCTCAACTTGGAGGCGTGACTACCACCGGAGGGGTAAACTTTCCCGGCCTGTTCCACGCATGGGGAAAGCAGATCATCTCCGGCATTGGGTGGGACCTCGTCCGCCGGACCGCCCTTCTGGAAGATCGCGAGTTGCCCGATTTTTCCACCATTCCGGAACGGCATTGGCATCACCAGATCCGGATCAACGGCAGTCTCTATGCGGCCCTGGCCGAGGAGTCCTGTCTGGAGGCTGGAGTCGATCTCTGTTTCTACGAATTCGTGAGTTCCATTGAAGCGGTCGATGGCGGGTGGAAGGTAAAAAGTGTCGGCCCGGGGATCGAGAGAATCATTCACTGTAAAGTATTGATTGATTGCACTGGCGGAGCTGACGTTGTTGGCATGGCTGGATTCCCCCGGCTGCGCGATCCGTTGGAGACACAACCGGGAACACTGATGTTTGAGTTTGGCGGCTACGAAGTCAGTGCCCTCAATGGGGATGCGATCCAGCGACAATATGAGAATGCATTGAACACGGGCGCGCTTAAGGCAGGTGACTTCGCCACCAAAAGCGGGCGGTTCATTTCCTTTCTGCAGAAAGGGGGAGAAAATGCCCAGCACGTTTTCGGTGCCGACGGTTCAACCAGTGTTTCGCAGACCAAGGCGAATATCGAGGGGCGGCGATCCATGCTGCGGCTGTTGCGGTTCCGGACTCTTCCCGGATGTGAAAATGCAAGGCTTCTGCGGGCTCAGCAGGAAACCGCCGTGCGCGAAACCTGGCGGATCGAGGGGGAATACTCCATCACCCAATCCGATTATTGCACGGGCAGGCAATTTGCTGATTCGGTGTGCTACAGTTTTTATCCCATTGATCTGCACACGGCAGAGGGTGTGAAGCCGGTGCCGCTTGAGGAAGGGGTGGTCGCTCGTATTCCCTTGCGCGCGTTGATTCCCAAATACAGCCACGGATTGCTGGTAGCTGGCCGGAGCGTGGCGAGTGACCGGATGGCCAATTCTGCCCTTCGTGTCCAGGCATCTGCGATGGCGATGGGGCAGGCGGCCGGAGCTTGCGCCGCTTTGGCCGCGCAGGGGGATGTGACGCCAGGAGCGGTCAAGCTGTCCGAGTTGCACCATCTTTTACGCTCTCACCAAGCGGTCGTTCCATCCCCTGCCTGA